From one Novosphingobium sp. genomic stretch:
- a CDS encoding MBOAT family O-acyltransferase produces the protein MLFPTLVFHGFFIIVFALNWLMRRAGDWRQIMLLVASWIFYGWFDSRFVLLLLGSAFLNWGAARLILADPARGKAWLSAGVVANLLILGFFKYYGFFTHEVNAAFDSLGWNASLPVVDVILPVGVSFFTFQGISYVVDVYKGRSEPARLLELTVLMSFFPHLVAGPIVRPGHLLPQLRETPWLSRGAASTSLVLIGWGLVKKAVIANELGMQLVDPVFSDPSSHSALDLVIASYGYAIQIYCDFSAYSDMAIGFAGLLGFRFPRNFDQPYRAATLQDFWRRWHLSLSFWLRDYLYIGVFGGSRQALWRTCLALFGTMVLGGLWHGASINFVIWGALHGGMLVAERLWQQFRPEGWPRLPAWAGWFVTFHMVTLAWIFFRMPQFQDATALIGRIATWQPGALIASPWTVGMIVLGMACQFGPPDAIQRLGRRLQVLPFWAVGLVGTLLLLLVEGLRGAGVAPFIYFQF, from the coding sequence ATGCTGTTTCCCACGCTGGTCTTCCATGGCTTCTTCATCATCGTCTTTGCCCTCAACTGGCTGATGCGCCGGGCGGGGGACTGGCGGCAGATCATGCTGCTGGTCGCCTCGTGGATTTTCTATGGCTGGTTCGATTCGCGCTTCGTGCTGCTGCTGCTGGGCAGCGCCTTCCTCAACTGGGGCGCGGCGCGGCTGATTCTGGCCGATCCGGCACGCGGCAAGGCCTGGCTGAGCGCGGGCGTTGTCGCCAATCTGCTGATTCTGGGCTTCTTCAAATATTACGGCTTCTTCACCCATGAGGTGAATGCCGCGTTCGACAGTCTGGGGTGGAACGCCAGCCTGCCGGTGGTGGATGTGATCCTGCCGGTGGGCGTGTCCTTCTTCACCTTTCAGGGCATCAGCTATGTGGTGGATGTCTACAAGGGGCGCAGCGAGCCCGCGCGCCTGCTCGAACTGACGGTGCTGATGAGCTTCTTCCCGCATCTGGTGGCGGGGCCCATCGTGCGGCCAGGCCATCTGCTGCCGCAATTGCGCGAGACGCCCTGGCTGAGCCGGGGCGCGGCCTCGACCAGCCTGGTGCTGATCGGCTGGGGTCTGGTGAAAAAGGCGGTGATCGCCAATGAGCTGGGCATGCAACTGGTCGATCCGGTGTTCAGCGATCCTTCCAGCCATTCCGCCCTCGATCTGGTGATTGCCTCCTATGGCTATGCCATCCAGATCTACTGCGATTTCTCGGCCTACAGCGATATGGCGATCGGCTTTGCGGGGCTGCTGGGCTTCCGCTTCCCGCGCAATTTCGACCAGCCCTATCGCGCCGCCACGCTTCAGGATTTCTGGCGGCGCTGGCATCTGAGCCTCTCGTTCTGGCTGCGCGACTATCTCTACATCGGCGTGTTCGGCGGATCGCGTCAGGCGCTGTGGCGCACCTGCCTTGCCCTGTTCGGCACGATGGTGCTGGGCGGGCTGTGGCATGGCGCCAGCATCAATTTCGTGATCTGGGGCGCGCTGCACGGCGGCATGCTGGTGGCCGAGCGCCTGTGGCAGCAGTTCCGCCCCGAGGGCTGGCCGCGCCTGCCCGCATGGGCCGGGTGGTTCGTGACCTTCCATATGGTGACGCTGGCGTGGATCTTCTTCCGCATGCCCCAGTTTCAGGATGCGACGGCGCTGATCGGGCGCATCGCCACCTGGCAGCCGGGCGCGCTGATCGCCTCGCCATGGACTGTCGGGATGATCGTGCTGGGCATGGCCTGCCAGTTCGGGCCGCCCGACGCGATCCAGCGGTTGGGGCGGCGGTTGCAGGTTCTGCCCTTCTGGGCGGTGGGTCTGGTCGGCACGCTGCTGCTGCTGCTGGTCGAGGGTCTGCGTGGTGCCGGTGTGGCGCCCTTTATCTATTTCCAGTTCTAG
- a CDS encoding GDSL-type esterase/lipase family protein — protein MHKLSREDMGHRTLAQRLAARRGLRHLLLTPAAMLLGTCVYGQTIYNLPPGTYASPVVQPLPATPAAPVATIRPMQGQLRNPAAIASFLVKLPFATGSVPPLSIVQIGDSHTAGDMLTNGWRQRWQAEYGAGGRGAQAVGRPYPGYLSWGVTARQSPEWSVNALFGRQRTGDTPLLGMAGFTQTAQHAGASLSLSADSVAYQFDHFSLCGLTGPDKGVVHVAMSGTERDWSFAAATPGAACFDLTTPLPVPGVTVTTVDDRPVSLTSWESRHQAGGITLANLGVVGARLLHFTRNDDKVLGVELRHAHPDLVVIAFGTNEGFDPGLKLDEAETTMRSQITRIRGLLGRNVPILLLGPPDAASTRADVALPGMSDTATCGNGWMVPGNLARIRAMQIRLAQEMNLAFWDWQGAMGGRCTTMNWVEQGLQRGDHVHFTAEGGKRLGEALAADLDRARLDLTK, from the coding sequence ATGCACAAACTCTCGCGCGAAGATATGGGCCACCGCACGCTGGCACAGCGGCTGGCCGCAAGGCGCGGGCTGCGCCATCTGCTGCTGACCCCCGCCGCCATGCTGTTGGGCACCTGCGTCTATGGGCAGACGATCTACAACCTGCCGCCGGGCACCTATGCCTCGCCGGTGGTCCAGCCGCTGCCCGCCACCCCGGCGGCGCCGGTCGCGACGATCAGGCCGATGCAGGGGCAGTTGCGCAACCCTGCCGCCATCGCCTCCTTTCTGGTCAAGCTGCCCTTTGCCACCGGCTCGGTGCCGCCGCTCTCCATCGTGCAGATCGGTGACAGCCATACGGCGGGCGACATGCTCACCAATGGCTGGCGCCAGCGCTGGCAGGCCGAATATGGCGCGGGCGGACGCGGGGCTCAGGCGGTGGGGCGGCCCTATCCGGGTTATCTGAGCTGGGGCGTCACCGCGCGGCAGAGCCCGGAGTGGAGCGTGAATGCGCTCTTCGGGCGCCAGCGCACCGGTGACACGCCGCTGCTGGGCATGGCGGGTTTCACCCAGACGGCGCAGCATGCCGGCGCCTCGCTGAGCCTGAGCGCGGACAGCGTGGCCTATCAGTTCGATCATTTCAGCCTCTGCGGCCTGACCGGCCCCGACAAGGGCGTGGTCCATGTCGCCATGAGCGGCACCGAGCGCGACTGGTCCTTTGCCGCCGCCACACCGGGCGCCGCCTGTTTCGACCTGACGACGCCCTTGCCGGTGCCAGGCGTGACGGTGACGACGGTGGACGACCGCCCGGTCAGCCTCACCTCATGGGAGAGCCGGCATCAGGCGGGCGGCATCACCCTGGCCAATCTGGGCGTGGTGGGCGCGCGGCTGCTCCATTTCACCCGCAATGACGACAAGGTGCTGGGGGTGGAGCTGCGCCATGCCCATCCCGATCTGGTGGTCATCGCCTTTGGCACCAATGAGGGTTTCGATCCGGGTCTGAAGCTGGATGAGGCCGAGACGACCATGCGCAGCCAGATCACGCGCATCCGCGGCCTGCTGGGCCGCAATGTGCCGATCCTGCTGCTGGGCCCGCCCGATGCCGCCAGCACGCGCGCCGATGTGGCTTTGCCGGGGATGAGCGACACCGCGACCTGCGGCAATGGCTGGATGGTGCCGGGCAATCTGGCGCGGATCAGGGCGATGCAGATCCGGTTGGCGCAGGAGATGAACCTGGCCTTCTGGGACTGGCAGGGCGCGATGGGCGGACGCTGCACCACCATGAACTGGGTGGAGCAGGGGCTGCAGCGCGGCGACCATGTCCATTTCACCGCCGAGGGTGGCAAAAGGCTGGGTGAGGCGCTGGCCGCCGATCTCGACCGCGCGCGGCTCGATCTGACGAAGTAA
- a CDS encoding DUF459 domain-containing protein yields MKGLAYIDRGAVLFVGIAVGAVLLYSFQHDGKVLEPLFVSGNAPLASPAVAAAVPGPGVPQQAANPATPANPANPASIPAANPARCTDDFPRSPRVMAALRENRPLRIGVLGDSFGDGIWAVTNQNFLGKKNFAVSKWSKEGIGFTRYRSLNLLDDAKARFADQPIDIAIIDFGANDTQGVWDGGHGSAYMAPGWQKVIGGRAEALVSYLQGEGVAVAWIGLPRMRKPDYDSQVQAMNGFYKGLMCRLHVPFTDPVKNSEDKDHHFSKELIDPATNKSYNARAEDGIHMTFHGYSVIARPVWQRIEALAAQSGVAQSGAVPSGAVQSGKAK; encoded by the coding sequence ATGAAGGGACTGGCATATATCGATCGCGGCGCGGTGCTGTTCGTCGGCATCGCGGTCGGAGCGGTGTTGCTCTATTCCTTCCAGCATGACGGCAAGGTGCTCGAACCCCTGTTCGTGAGCGGCAATGCCCCGCTGGCCAGCCCGGCCGTGGCGGCGGCGGTGCCGGGCCCCGGCGTGCCCCAGCAGGCAGCGAACCCGGCGACGCCCGCGAACCCTGCGAACCCCGCCAGCATCCCGGCGGCCAATCCGGCCCGATGCACCGATGATTTCCCCCGCTCGCCCCGCGTGATGGCGGCTTTGCGTGAGAACCGCCCGCTGCGCATCGGCGTGCTGGGCGACAGTTTCGGTGATGGCATCTGGGCCGTCACCAACCAGAATTTCCTCGGCAAGAAGAACTTCGCCGTCTCGAAATGGTCGAAGGAGGGGATCGGCTTCACTCGCTATCGCAGCCTCAATCTGCTCGATGACGCGAAGGCCCGCTTTGCCGATCAGCCGATCGACATCGCCATCATCGACTTCGGCGCCAATGACACGCAGGGCGTGTGGGACGGCGGCCATGGCTCGGCCTATATGGCGCCGGGCTGGCAGAAGGTGATCGGCGGCCGGGCCGAGGCGCTGGTCAGCTATCTGCAGGGCGAGGGTGTGGCCGTGGCCTGGATCGGCCTGCCGCGTATGCGCAAGCCTGACTATGACAGTCAGGTTCAGGCAATGAATGGCTTTTATAAGGGCCTGATGTGCCGCCTGCATGTGCCCTTCACCGACCCGGTGAAGAACAGCGAGGACAAGGATCATCACTTCTCCAAGGAGCTGATCGATCCGGCCACCAACAAGAGCTACAACGCGCGGGCTGAGGACGGAATCCATATGACCTTCCATGGCTACAGCGTCATCGCCCGGCCGGTGTGGCAACGCATCGAGGCGCTTGCCGCCCAATCCGGCGTTGCCCAATCCGGTGCCGTTCCGTCCGGCGCTGTTCAGTCCGGTAAGGCGAAATGA
- a CDS encoding O-antigen ligase family protein encodes MADTKPALNLFEQFGQTEAEESFDLVAWFKQDLRWRTISLCFFMLVQLGPFIALVTSGGADEGSIFRQLGYVALLGWALWAAAPWQNGTRTVMLPVPLIVALAWFLLSLTWSAVPGIGLRRLILTVSVVWSAVIIVRNTGYRMTMDNLRLALSVGLVLNIITVFVAPSIGIHSLEADRGWSSDQVIGSWRGIMTDKNLAGAATAICFLAFFFDAKQIRLPFRLGVLLLSALFLYKTHSKTSIGLVGVGCVLGLAYERVSYRLRMYLIPAGLVIASAASMALRGLKGDTGGEGVSASAFTGRGSIWQMLFHYAQDHLWTGAGFGSFWNVGDESPVYKYGQGFSTLVAVGHNGYLDLLVTVGLPGLMLAVIAVFIWPMMRMLTTHSLRPAKGGLICALLVFCIGHNFTESSLLDRDALTGMVAILVVGFILYATQGRGSSSRSRKRSRKQSEAGDELLQTMKTRRRSRNRA; translated from the coding sequence ATGGCTGACACGAAACCGGCGCTGAACCTTTTCGAGCAGTTCGGGCAGACCGAGGCGGAGGAGTCGTTCGACCTCGTCGCCTGGTTCAAGCAGGATCTGCGCTGGCGCACGATCAGCCTGTGCTTCTTCATGCTGGTGCAGCTGGGGCCCTTTATCGCCCTCGTGACCTCGGGCGGCGCGGATGAGGGCAGTATCTTCCGCCAGTTGGGCTATGTGGCCTTGCTGGGCTGGGCCCTCTGGGCGGCGGCGCCCTGGCAGAACGGCACGCGTACCGTGATGCTGCCGGTGCCGCTGATCGTGGCGCTGGCCTGGTTCCTGCTCAGCCTGACATGGTCGGCGGTGCCCGGCATCGGCCTGCGCCGCCTGATTCTGACCGTCAGCGTGGTGTGGTCTGCGGTCATCATCGTGCGCAACACCGGCTATCGCATGACGATGGACAATCTGCGGCTCGCGCTCAGCGTCGGGCTGGTGCTCAACATCATCACCGTTTTCGTCGCGCCCTCGATCGGCATCCACTCGCTTGAGGCGGATCGCGGCTGGTCCTCCGATCAGGTGATCGGAAGCTGGCGCGGCATCATGACCGACAAGAATCTGGCCGGCGCGGCAACCGCGATCTGTTTTCTGGCCTTCTTCTTCGATGCCAAGCAGATCAGGCTGCCGTTTCGCCTGGGCGTCCTGCTGCTTTCCGCGCTGTTCCTCTACAAGACCCATTCCAAGACCTCGATCGGTCTGGTCGGGGTGGGCTGCGTGCTGGGGCTGGCCTATGAGCGGGTCAGCTATCGCTTGCGGATGTATCTCATCCCGGCGGGGCTGGTGATCGCCAGCGCAGCCTCGATGGCGCTGCGCGGGTTGAAGGGTGACACGGGGGGTGAGGGCGTGAGCGCCAGCGCCTTCACCGGGCGCGGCAGCATCTGGCAGATGCTGTTCCATTATGCGCAGGACCATCTGTGGACCGGCGCGGGCTTCGGCTCCTTCTGGAACGTGGGCGATGAGAGCCCGGTGTACAAATATGGCCAGGGCTTCTCCACCCTCGTGGCGGTGGGGCACAATGGCTATCTCGATCTGCTGGTGACGGTGGGGCTGCCCGGCCTGATGCTGGCGGTGATCGCGGTGTTCATCTGGCCGATGATGCGCATGCTGACCACCCACAGCCTGCGTCCGGCCAAGGGCGGTTTGATCTGCGCGCTGCTGGTCTTTTGCATCGGCCATAATTTCACCGAGAGCAGCCTGCTCGACCGCGACGCGCTGACCGGCATGGTGGCGATTCTGGTGGTCGGCTTCATCCTGTATGCGACGCAGGGCCGGGGTTCCTCCTCGCGCTCGCGCAAGCGCAGCCGCAAGCAGAGCGAGGCGGGTGACGAATTGCTTCAGACGATGAAAACGCGCCGGCGGTCACGAAACAGGGCATAA
- a CDS encoding AAA family ATPase: MKVSTASYEARLADVIAKGKDVLQRRWKMLLAVTLLVTALGVGATFLLKPYYQGIARLQIDPKQNPLNHTNNDAQAQLGSEAIETEVSVINSLDTARQVVRRLKLDQDPEFFKPAPSGPPLTADQKLDAAATQLSQVTDVAREKLTYIIAIKVASLNADKAAKIANEYTSAYMDGKVGIDIGTAARQAAFFDQQLTKMGDDARQADEKIAKFEADNGIVRSNNKDGETITDQQIAPLAMQLATSEALSAEMRAKHVAAQRQLSAGKLDAITEVRNSVTIQDLRRQRALQVQTLTDMANRYGPRYPDYIKASKQLADIDQQLQQEEIRVVQSLRADADAADAQAGSLRGSMAQLQAKQTADARASVTLASLQRDADSKHAAYDRMAATTMDARQAAQNSMAQARVIDVAKVPMKPYWPRRDLMVLVSLVLGLGIGVGVITAQELMVTGMMTVAQVEDELGLPLITAIPLLRGNDMPADMLMDKPTSQFAEALRNARATLMGVKGELQPKIIAMTSSLPSEGKTTTALALARTMALNGQRTIIVDVDVRRAQMRNIIDADVSGPGTVELLRGETTLDEAIQPTRLELLHSIAVQKPYFTSDNLFGTQAIHDILEGLSARYDVVILDLPPLVGLADGRFLAALADATVLAIRWSYTPMNAVSSAVGWLRADGTNLVGALYTMVDQKSQAYNSYYYYSNKYTDYYEGPATKG; the protein is encoded by the coding sequence ATGAAAGTCTCGACAGCCTCCTATGAAGCCCGCCTGGCGGATGTGATCGCCAAGGGAAAAGACGTGCTGCAGCGGCGCTGGAAGATGCTGCTGGCGGTGACGCTGCTGGTGACGGCGCTGGGCGTGGGGGCGACCTTCCTGCTCAAGCCTTATTATCAGGGCATTGCCCGCCTGCAGATCGATCCCAAGCAGAACCCGCTGAACCACACCAACAATGATGCCCAGGCGCAGCTCGGCAGCGAGGCGATCGAGACCGAAGTGTCGGTGATCAACTCGCTGGACACCGCGCGGCAGGTGGTGCGCCGGCTGAAGCTGGATCAGGACCCGGAATTCTTCAAACCCGCCCCCAGCGGCCCGCCGCTGACGGCTGACCAGAAGCTGGACGCCGCGGCCACCCAGCTCTCGCAGGTCACCGATGTGGCGCGCGAGAAGCTGACCTACATCATCGCCATCAAGGTCGCTTCGCTCAATGCCGACAAGGCCGCGAAGATCGCCAATGAATACACCTCGGCCTATATGGACGGCAAGGTGGGCATCGATATCGGCACCGCTGCGCGTCAGGCCGCCTTCTTCGACCAGCAATTGACCAAGATGGGCGACGATGCGCGTCAGGCCGACGAGAAGATCGCCAAGTTCGAGGCCGATAATGGCATCGTGCGCAGCAACAACAAGGATGGCGAAACCATCACCGACCAGCAGATTGCCCCGCTGGCGATGCAGTTGGCCACCTCCGAGGCGCTGTCGGCCGAGATGCGCGCCAAGCATGTTGCGGCGCAGCGTCAGCTTTCCGCGGGCAAGCTGGACGCCATCACCGAGGTTCGCAATTCGGTGACCATCCAGGATCTGCGTCGCCAGCGCGCCCTGCAGGTGCAGACGCTGACCGACATGGCGAACCGTTATGGTCCGCGCTATCCCGATTACATCAAGGCCAGCAAGCAGTTGGCCGACATCGACCAGCAGTTGCAGCAGGAAGAGATCCGCGTGGTGCAGTCGCTGCGCGCCGATGCCGACGCCGCCGACGCCCAGGCCGGCAGCCTGCGCGGCAGCATGGCCCAGTTGCAGGCCAAGCAGACCGCCGACGCCCGCGCCTCGGTGACGCTGGCCAGCCTGCAGCGCGACGCCGACAGCAAGCACGCCGCCTATGACCGTATGGCCGCCACCACCATGGATGCCCGCCAGGCGGCGCAGAACTCCATGGCGCAGGCGCGCGTTATCGATGTCGCCAAGGTGCCCATGAAGCCCTATTGGCCGCGCCGCGACCTGATGGTGCTGGTTTCGCTGGTGCTGGGTCTGGGCATTGGCGTGGGCGTGATCACCGCTCAGGAACTGATGGTCACGGGCATGATGACGGTGGCGCAGGTGGAGGATGAGCTGGGTCTGCCGCTCATCACCGCCATCCCGCTGCTGCGCGGCAACGACATGCCCGCCGACATGCTGATGGACAAGCCGACCTCGCAATTCGCCGAGGCTCTGCGCAACGCCCGCGCCACGCTGATGGGCGTGAAGGGCGAGCTGCAGCCCAAGATCATCGCCATGACCTCCTCGCTGCCCAGCGAGGGCAAGACCACCACGGCGCTGGCTCTGGCCCGCACCATGGCGCTCAACGGTCAGCGCACGATCATCGTCGACGTCGACGTCCGCCGCGCCCAGATGCGCAACATCATCGACGCCGATGTCTCGGGCCCCGGCACGGTCGAGCTGCTGCGCGGCGAGACCACGCTGGACGAGGCGATCCAGCCCACCCGTCTGGAGCTGCTGCATTCCATCGCGGTGCAGAAGCCCTATTTCACCTCGGACAATCTGTTCGGCACCCAGGCCATCCACGACATTCTCGAAGGTCTGTCGGCGCGTTACGACGTGGTCATCCTCGACCTTCCGCCGCTGGTGGGTCTGGCCGACGGCCGCTTCCTGGCCGCGCTGGCCGATGCCACCGTGCTGGCCATCCGCTGGAGCTACACGCCGATGAATGCGGTCAGCTCGGCGGTGGGCTGGCTGCGGGCCGATGGCACCAATCTGGTGGGCGCGCTCTACACCATGGTCGACCAGAAGTCGCAGGCCTATAACTCCTATTATTACTATTCCAACAAATACACCGACTACTACGAAGGCCCCGCAACCAAGGGCTGA
- a CDS encoding outer membrane beta-barrel protein has translation MTLSRAMVSRPVMVRAARAFPSLAAPSGVMLGVACALGHPGTALAQTSVLGRLASTAPGFNTLIEPVLAPDYMRDHNIGVLDEEHPDYDAVGAAIGSFTLKPQVTLGVVGDNNVFLTDIAHKGDVSAVLKPGFLLASDWSRHSLQLQGNADLRRYASQTVANQNAWDIFPSGEMNLGRNFVLHAEGRVGNYGESPYSSDQNPEAQVLSRFFRTGELLKGTYTRGRVRLTGAYDHSAYSYATLRYPDGRTADQRYRNRNIDRVSGQVEVALSPSLALYSAVSADKISYPVVQAGSVSQNSSGQQILAGVSFDLAGVMRGMIGAGFTHRDYQAAAQPTVSAFSAQARVDFFPLKRTTVTFTGQRLVQDSTLGSAPYIDSRVTAEVDQSLRQNLIASLEVMAVDQSYIASSASRTSKQAHATLRYQASRWLGFQAETIYRTSKVNSLAVGAGYSDITMGLSMTVRR, from the coding sequence ATGACGCTGTCACGGGCCATGGTATCGCGGCCGGTGATGGTGCGGGCCGCGCGCGCTTTTCCGTCGCTCGCCGCGCCCTCGGGCGTGATGCTGGGCGTGGCCTGCGCGCTGGGCCATCCGGGCACGGCGCTGGCACAGACCAGCGTGCTGGGCCGCCTCGCCTCGACCGCGCCGGGGTTCAACACGCTGATCGAGCCGGTGCTCGCGCCCGATTACATGCGCGACCACAACATTGGCGTGCTCGATGAAGAGCATCCCGATTACGATGCGGTGGGCGCGGCGATCGGCTCTTTCACCCTGAAACCTCAGGTGACCCTGGGCGTGGTGGGGGATAACAACGTCTTCCTCACCGACATCGCTCACAAGGGTGACGTCAGTGCGGTGCTCAAGCCCGGTTTTTTGCTGGCATCGGACTGGTCGCGCCACTCGCTGCAGTTGCAGGGCAACGCCGATCTGCGGCGCTATGCCAGCCAGACCGTGGCCAATCAGAATGCGTGGGACATTTTCCCCTCGGGCGAGATGAATCTGGGCCGGAATTTCGTGCTGCATGCCGAAGGCCGTGTCGGCAATTACGGCGAAAGCCCCTACAGCAGCGACCAGAATCCCGAGGCGCAGGTGCTCTCGCGCTTTTTCCGCACCGGCGAACTGCTCAAGGGCACCTACACGCGCGGACGGGTCCGGCTGACCGGCGCCTATGACCATTCGGCCTATTCCTATGCCACGCTGCGCTACCCCGACGGGCGGACCGCCGACCAGCGCTATCGCAACCGCAACATCGATCGCGTGTCCGGCCAGGTCGAGGTGGCGCTCTCGCCCAGCCTCGCGCTTTATTCGGCGGTCTCGGCGGACAAGATTTCCTATCCGGTGGTGCAGGCCGGCAGCGTGTCGCAAAACTCTTCGGGGCAGCAGATCCTGGCCGGGGTCAGCTTCGATCTGGCCGGGGTGATGCGCGGCATGATCGGCGCGGGCTTTACCCATCGCGACTATCAGGCGGCGGCCCAGCCCACGGTCAGTGCCTTTTCGGCGCAGGCACGGGTGGATTTCTTCCCCCTCAAGCGCACCACCGTCACCTTTACGGGGCAGCGGCTGGTGCAGGATTCGACGCTGGGCTCCGCGCCCTATATCGACAGCCGCGTCACCGCCGAGGTCGACCAGTCGCTGCGCCAGAACCTGATCGCCAGCCTGGAAGTCATGGCGGTGGACCAGAGCTATATCGCCTCTTCGGCCAGCCGCACCTCCAAGCAGGCCCATGCCACGCTGCGCTATCAGGCGTCGCGCTGGCTGGGGTTCCAGGCCGAGACGATCTACCGCACCTCCAAGGTGAACAGCCTGGCGGTGGGCGCGGGCTACAGCGACATCACGATGGGTTTGTCGATGACGGTGAGGCGCTGA
- a CDS encoding polysaccharide biosynthesis/export family protein, producing the protein MALSASAPAYAKGAGKSATISSGERFSAGDTVAEHYRLGAGDKVRLTVFNEPQLSGEFQVGADGSVSLPLVGTLQALGKTPAEVADGFQQLLGQDYLRDPHVSAEVTLYRPFFIVGEVRLPGQYAYSAGLTVWNAVAQAQGMTPRGRESYVFIRKYGKAEEERFLLTPDLRVWPGDTIRVAERFF; encoded by the coding sequence ATGGCCCTGTCCGCATCTGCCCCGGCCTATGCGAAAGGCGCGGGCAAAAGTGCGACCATTAGCTCTGGCGAACGTTTCAGCGCCGGTGACACGGTGGCCGAGCATTATCGGCTGGGCGCCGGCGACAAGGTGCGGCTGACCGTCTTCAACGAGCCGCAGCTTTCCGGGGAATTCCAGGTGGGGGCCGATGGTTCGGTCTCGCTGCCGCTGGTGGGCACGCTTCAGGCGCTGGGCAAGACCCCGGCCGAGGTGGCCGATGGCTTTCAGCAGTTGCTGGGGCAGGATTACCTGCGCGACCCGCATGTTTCCGCCGAAGTCACGCTCTATCGCCCCTTCTTTATCGTGGGTGAGGTGCGCCTGCCCGGCCAATACGCCTATTCGGCGGGGCTGACGGTGTGGAATGCCGTGGCGCAGGCCCAGGGCATGACGCCGCGCGGACGCGAATCCTACGTCTTCATCCGCAAATATGGCAAGGCCGAGGAGGAGCGCTTCCTGCTCACCCCCGATCTGCGTGTCTGGCCCGGCGATACGATCCGGGTGGCCGAGCGATTCTTCTGA